In bacterium, the DNA window CATTCCATCTTTGCAAGTTTTACACGTCGAATGTTATGAAGGTCGGTCCTCGGTGTTGTTTGCGGAGGTCTGACCTTCGTATAAGTTGAAAATAAAAGAGGTGATCCCTCTGTATGTCATTCCGGACTTGATCCGGAATCTCGGTTTTATTACCGCCCCATAGGTGACAAAGTGGACGGGGTAGAGGATTGTGCACTCGCTACTGCTGTGGTTTATAGCACTTTTCTGAGCAATTGATAGGATATTTGCCTGTAAAACATGCAGTGCAGAATTCTTCACTAGGTAGGTTCAAAGAAGAGAGCATCTGCTCTAAACTAATATAATGCAAACCATCAACACCAATAATTTTTTCAATCTCTTTAACAGAGTTTTTACCTGCTATAAGTTCTGCTTTATTGGGGAAATCTATCCCATAAAAACAAGGATATTTAATGGGTGGACAACTAACAGCCATATAAATCTTTTTAGCACCTGCTTCTCTAATATTTTCAATTCTTAGTCTGCTTGTTGTCCCTCTAACTATTGAATCCTCAATAACAATTACGCTTTTATCTTTGATGACTTCTTTTATTGGGTTGAGTTTTATTTTAACACTCTTTTCTCGTGACTCCTGAAAAGGTTGTATAAATGTTCTGCCTATATAATGGTTTCTAACTATACCCATCTCAAATGGCATTTTTTTTCTTTGAGAAAACCCTAAAGCAGCAATATTACCTGAATCTGGTATAGGTATAACAATATCTCCTTTATATGGAAATTCATCTGCAAGGTTCTCGCCAATCCTCTTACGAGCGTAATATACGCTTTCTCCAAAGATTTTACTATCTGGTCTTGCAAAGTATATAAATTCAAAAATACATCTTGCTACTCTATTCTGTTTCTCTTGATAAATACTTTTTAAACCGTTCTTGTTGATAAGAAGTATTTCACCTGGGTTTAATTCTCTTACATATTTAGCGCCTACAAAATCGAAAGCACAACTCTCAGAAGCAACAATATATCCGTTATCAAGTTTCCCAAGGCAAAGAGGTCTAAAACTCCAAGGGTCTTTAACTGCAACAATACCATCAGGTGAGAAGAAAACAAGAGAAAAAGCACCTTTTATTTGAGGTAATATATCAAGCAGTTTTTCAAGAAAAGTTTTTTTACGTGACATAGTAATAAGGTGCATAATAATTTCTGTGTCGAGGGTGGTTTGAAAAATACTTCCTTTTTCTTCAAGAAGTTTCCTTAAGGAAATACTATTGACAAGGTTGCCGTTATGAGCAATCCCATAAGTTTTACCTTTATATTCTGCTATAAAGGGTTGTATATTTTTAGATGAAGAACTGCCTGTGGTAGAATATCTAACGTGTCCTATCCCATAACTACCTTTTAATGCCTTAATGGTAGATGTTGAAAAGGCGTTTGATACAAGCCCCATACTTCTCTCACTTGTAGAAGTTTTGCTGTTTCCTGTAAGTATTCCACAACTCTCTTGCCCTCTGTGTTGTAGAGAAAAAAGAGCAGTGTATAGGATTTCTGCTGTCTTCTTGTTACCATATACTGCCGCTATACCGCAATTTTCTTTTAGTTCCATTTTGTATTCCTTTATTCAACGTTTTTTGCTTGTTTGCTAACAGCCCCTCCATATTCTTGATGCCTTATATCCGCCCACCCTGTCATCATGAACTTGTTTCAGTAACCTTGCCTTGTTCCGTTTTGTGGCGTTGCGAGGAGCGTTTTAGCCCGAATGCTTTCTAAGGGATTGCGACGTTACGAAACCCCTCCTACGCCAAGGCTTCGGCGAGTAAAACTCGCAAGACTAACTACAAAAGACGGAATGGGGGTGCTTGCTTAATATTCACTCGCAATGACAACTACCCCCCTCATCCTTGATCCTTCTCCCCTTGGGGTAGAAGGCAAGAAGGTGACAACTTTCACCTTAAGAATTGTCTGTCA includes these proteins:
- the purF gene encoding amidophosphoribosyltransferase, yielding MELKENCGIAAVYGNKKTAEILYTALFSLQHRGQESCGILTGNSKTSTSERSMGLVSNAFSTSTIKALKGSYGIGHVRYSTTGSSSSKNIQPFIAEYKGKTYGIAHNGNLVNSISLRKLLEEKGSIFQTTLDTEIIMHLITMSRKKTFLEKLLDILPQIKGAFSLVFFSPDGIVAVKDPWSFRPLCLGKLDNGYIVASESCAFDFVGAKYVRELNPGEILLINKNGLKSIYQEKQNRVARCIFEFIYFARPDSKIFGESVYYARKRIGENLADEFPYKGDIVIPIPDSGNIAALGFSQRKKMPFEMGIVRNHYIGRTFIQPFQESREKSVKIKLNPIKEVIKDKSVIVIEDSIVRGTTSRLRIENIREAGAKKIYMAVSCPPIKYPCFYGIDFPNKAELIAGKNSVKEIEKIIGVDGLHYISLEQMLSSLNLPSEEFCTACFTGKYPINCSEKCYKPQQ